A region of the Ornithinimicrobium ciconiae genome:
CCCGATGACCCCGCCGCACGCAGCGCCGGGACAGCAGACACCCGTGACAGCACCACCCCAGAGCGGAGCCGGCTATGGACCGCCGGCTCCGCCCTCGGGGGCATCCTTTCAAGGCCAGCCACCGCAGGGCCAGCCACTGCAAGGTCAGCCACTGCAGGGTCAGCCACTGCAGGCTGGACCGCCCGCGGCCCCCGGCCAGCACGCCGCGCCCGGCTATGCCCCGTGGCACCAGACGAACCAGGGTTACCCGCAGGGTCAGCCACTGGGGCAGCAGGCTCCGCCCCCGCACGGCGCCCAGCAGGCGCCCTGGGCCACCTCGTCGGCGCAGCCCCGGGCACTGGACACCAACGCCAAGACCCGTAGGCTGGCCGGGTGGGCCGTGATCGCCGGAGCCGGCCTCGTGATCCTTGGCTCTGTCCTCCCCTGGGCGAGCGTCGCGTTCGTCGGGTCGGTCCACGGCACGGACGGGGACGGCGTGATCACCCTGGTCTGCGCCGTGATCGCCGCCCTGCTAGCCCTGCCGGCCGCTCTGGGCAAGAGGCTCAACTGGTTGCTGGGCATCGCGGCCTTCTTCGGTCTGCTGTCTGCCGGGATCGGGGCCTACGACCTGTCCAACATCTCGGCCCTGGCCTCTGACGAGTCTCTGGTCTCGGTCGGTCCCGGTCTGCCGATCATCATCGTCGGCGGGCTCGTCGTGGTCGGTGCCAGCATCTTCGGCCTGATCAAGGGCAAGCGCGGCTGATCGAGCGCGGTCCTGACAGCCCGGCCCGATCCGGCTGACTGCGGGCACGGCGACTGACGGACGCCGCGCGTAGGGTCGACTCCATGACCAGGTTTGTCGCCCTGCTGCGCGGCATCGCGCCGTCGAACCCCAACATGACCAACGACAAATTGCGTGGCGTGTTTGTCAGGCTCGGCTTTGAGCAGGTCGGCTCGGTGCTGGCGAGCGGCAACATCGTGTTCCAGAGCGACGAGGACGATGTGCCTGCGCTCGAGCAGCGGATCCAGCAGGCACTGTCCGAGCAGCTCGGGATCGCGGGTGGCACGATCATTCGCAGCCTGCCCGAGTTGCGTGCCCTCCTGGACAGTGACCCCTTCCCGGGGTTGACCCATGGCCGCGGCAGTTACCTGACGGCGACCTTCCTCAAGGAAGGCGCGAGCGGCACGTCGAGTCTGCCGGAGGACCCGGATCCGCGCACCACGGTCGTGGGATATGACGCGCAGGCCCGGGTCTTCCTCGCCGTCATCGACAACAGCGAGCCCGGCAAGACGCCGGACTTCATGGTCTGGCTGGACAAGACGCACGGCAAGGACATCACGACCCGCACCTGGCTGACGGTCCAGCGGATCGTCAAAAAACTCGAGGCGTGAACGGCTGCGATCTACTCACCGATGAATGGGATGCCGCCCTGGACGAAGCTGATGGTTTCCGGGGAGCCGTCGATCCCTGGAAAGATGCAGTAGGTGATGCCTTCGCCAAAGAGCATCAATCCGCACGGGCCGCCGACTTCATCTGCCCCTGGAAAGAGGGCACGGGCGTCCGCGGCCGGTGAACCCGGGCCGGCACCGCCGAAGAACACCGCCCCGGGTGGCAGATCCGGACTCGAGGTTGACCAGTTCTCGAAGGTCTGGGACCCCTCGGTGAGGCTTGTGATCCGCAGGTCGCCCCAGGCGTAGTCGCGCATTGGACCGTCGGGAGTCGCATCTGGTGGACCGAAAAGCTCGGTCAGCAGGTCAGCGGCTCGGTCTAACGGCATCCCGAACGTGGCGGGGCCGATGCCTTCGGACCCCACGACGATCTCTCTCTCCTCAGAGCTGACGGTGAGGGTGCCGCCCTCCCAAGAGATGAGCCCGGTACCCGAGGCGGTCTCACCGGCACCGTGGTCGGCGAACCAGGTGACGCGCAGGCTACCGTCACCGGGCTGTGCGTCGGCGACCGCTGTGTGTCCCCGCCATACATCGTTGTCGAACGCCGTTGTGAAGACCTCGCCGACACGGTTTCCGCGGTCGTCAAAAAAGAGCAGGGCGCCTGGCCAACTCACGCCTCCGGCCGTGCAGCTCATCTCGACTACACGCACCCGCGTCCCCTCCTCCGGGAACCAGAAGTGCACTGCTTCTAGGGCCAGCTGGGTCTCGCCGTTGCCCTCACCGTGATCCAGGTGGCCGTTGACCACCATGCGTTCGGGTTGGTCGCAGTAGGCGGGCGCCAGCACCGCCCCAAGATCTGGCCGCGGCCGACTCGTGAGCGCACGCTCGATGGAACTGGTGACGTGTTGTGCTGTCTCTGGGTGATCCGCGATCCGCGTGTGACTGCAGTCAGAAAGGAGTGCGGTTGCTCCCCACTGTGGGCCGGACAGCGCGTCCAACCGGCCCGCGAGGATTGAGTCCATGGTCGGGCCATCGGTCAACGTGCGAATCCAGGCGATCACGAAGTGGTCCTCGCCGCTCTGCAAGAGCCTGACTAGGGCGTTCTTCTGTTCACTGGTCCTGGCGTCACAGGACACTGTCTTGTTGGAGAGCCGGTAACCCGTTGGTGTGGGCTGACCGGCTGATCCTGCGTAGAGCCCGGCGGAGTCCTCCAGGACGACGCCGTCACCCCGCTGATCGATGCTGTAGAGCCTGATCCCCATGATCTCGCGGTGGAGGGTGTTCGCGCCGTCAATCTGCAGCAGGTTGATGCCTGCCGGGAGATACGGTGGCACGTCGCACTCTGCTGCTAGCCCTTCGCCAGCGTCGTGAAGAGCGAGGCACGTATCGGCTGTACCCGCTGGCGGCATCGCTCCATGCGACTCAAGGATCTTCCATAACTCCACAAGACTGCTGGACATACCACCACCCCACGGGGAGCCGCGGTGCGGTGTTGCGATGCTGACAACCTCAGAGACCTGATCCGCGGTGATCGGACGTGCCACGTGATCCGGGCTGCCGGCGAAACGGACTGCCAGTCCGCCCATGGAGTGGGCTACTACCACGGCGGGGACACCGGCCTGCGCGGATGCTTGGTGCAGATACTCTGCCAGGCAGGAGGCGATGGGTGGCTCGGCTGCCCACCGGACCGAGTCTGACCAGTAGTCGAAGTATCGAACGGCAATCTCATCCCCGTGGTTCTGTTGGAGGGCGCTGCCCAGCGTCGCCATGTTTTCAGCTTTGCCTGTCCAGCCGTGGACGAGCACCACAGGTGTGGTCCCGGCAGGGATGGGCTCCATCTGCAGGCGCTGAGGCACGGGGCACCGTGGTCCTGCTGCGCTCGCGGATTCGGTCGGAGCCACCACCGATGGCGTGAAGAGCAAGGCGATCCCAGTCAGAGCAACGACGACAAGCTGGCGAATCCGGGCCCGAGTCATGGTGTCTCCTCGGTCAGCGCAAGCTTCCACTCGCCATTGTGCAGAACCAGATAGAAAAGCCACGCCCTGCCATCAACGACAGCCGGGATCGTGACGACGCCATCCCCGAACGGTGCGATGCCATCGGGGTCAAGCTCTGCGCCCACTAATAGTTCAGTGATCTCGGAAAGAGCGGCCGGGTCGATGTCCGCCTCGGCGGGAGCGCCAACCAGGTCCAGGATCAGGTCTCCGTCTCCCGAGGCAAGGATTTGCTCGATCTCGGCCACCGGGACGTCGGGCACCGTCGGAGTAGCAGGCTCCTCTGGCGCCTTCGCGATTTCAGTAGCTTCGAGGGTGGGGGTGGATGAGGAAACCTCAGGTGTTGCGCTCGGTCCGTCGTCTCCGGAGCAGGCACCCAGAAGTGCTAGCCCGATGAGGGACATGACCAGGGGGCCTGAGATCCTGCGGACTATCCGGTCTGGGGCCATGTGGCACATATATCAGAGCAATGTCGCGCGCAACGCGTAGACGTCCTGACGATCGTTGGCCGGGAAGCTGTGACCGCCGGGGCGCACGATCACCGAGAGGTTGTCCAGCCTGCGTTGCGCGACCTCGGCGTGCACGTCAGCTGCGCCACGGCTCCAGCGGTCGTCCGCGCCGGTGACACCAGGAAGGAGCACTCGTCCGTGAGATGCACCAGGTCCTTCACCGTCGTGCTGGGCGGCAAAGCCTGGGACTACGGTGACGGCCTGCAACCCGGCGTCCCGGGCCGTCGACTCCCCTGATTTCCTGCAGCTCATCGGCGAGCAGGGTGCGGTCCAGCACCAGCCGGGAGGACAGTTCACATCAGCTGACATTCTGGTCGCCGGTGTTGGACCAGGTCGAACTGGCCGGCGTGCTGGTGGTGGCAGTAGATCAGGGGTGCTGGTCGGGAACCGGCCCGAGGAGGCCAGTGAACGTCTCGTGGCCGAGCTCGGTCTTCGACCATATGTCGGGGCGCGGGAACATCTTCGGGACGGCACCTCTCCAACGGGCAGACCACCACCGTCGAGGCCATGGGAGAGACGATGAGAGCAGTCGCGTCGCAGCTGTCCGTGCCGCTGCCGGAGGGATGGTTCCATAAGGAGTCGATCACGATCTTGGCGCCCGACGGGCAGGCCAACGTCATCGTCTCCAGCGAGCCGCTGGATCCCACGCTCGACAGCGCAGCCTACGCGCAACTCCAGGGTGAACTGCTGACCCGGGAGTTCCCGTGGCTCTCCGAGATGAGCTTCGGACCGATCAGTTGGCTCGGCGGCAAGCGCGCCTTCCTGCGCCACTTCACCTGGACCCCGCAGGACGGTGTTCCGGTCACTCAGATGCAGGCCTACTACGCCGGGGCAGGGCGCGGCTTCACCGCCACCGCGACCACCCCGCGTCCGAACTTCTCACGGGTCGAGGTCCTGCTGCGTGATGTGCTTCTCGGGGTGGTGCTAGCCAGCCCTCAGGGACAGCGCCGGGGATTGCTCGGTGGAATCTCGTCCCGAGCCTCGGGTCAGCGGTCGTGACCGAGCTGGCGGGGCGGGTGGCCCAGGGGCCGGCGATCTACGACGTCATCCGTGCCCGACTCGACGCTGCCGGGCATCTTGGGGACAGCAGCCCGGTGCTGCCCGATGATCCTGCTGCCGCGTCATCCGGAGACATCCGGTGGGCTGCCGGAGCGCGCGACGGTGTCCTCGGTCATCATGCCGCAAGGGTCTCCCAGGAGGAGAAGGCAGAGGAGGTCGCGGGTCTCATCGCTGCAGCCGGGCGACACCCGGACCGAGAGAGTCTGACAGCGGTGTATGCAGCAGTGAGCGCTGATGGACCGTTCGCCTATGTCGGCCCGATGATGCGGCGGCTCGGCCAGCTCAACGCGAGCGTCTCCGACGTCCATGACCTGGGGCGGTGGCTCGCAACCACAGCGCCCGATCGTGGGGCCGTCAAGATCGGGATGCTGATCCTCGGGGGAACGGTCCTGGACGACGAGGACCTGGTGATCCTGCGCACTCTGGGGGCGCACGAGGAGTTCACGCTCTACGCGTCGATCGCCATCCGCAACGGGCTGCCGGCACCGGACCGGGAGCTGTGGGCGCTCGCCCAGGTGGTCGACGGGTGGGGCCGGATCCAGAGCGTGGAGCGTCTGCGGCACACCACGGATCCTGAGATTCGGTCCTGGATCCTCCGCACGGGCTTCCGGAACACGGTCATGCACGAGTACCTCGCGCATATCGCCGCCACGACGGGGAACCTCGCAGAAGCCTTGCAGCACCGTGACCCCGATCGCGAACTGCTGACCGCTGCGGGGGAGATCCTCGTCGCGCTGGTCGCGGGTGGGCCAGCGCAAGGTATCGACGACTACACCGAGGCCCCCGCCGCCGTCGAGGCTTTCCTTGGTCACATGGTCGCCCGGGCCGAGACCCTCGGTGACCACCAAGCGGTCGCAGCAGTCGAGTCCTACCTGGCCGAGCCGGAGGGCTGGGAACGGCGCATCCAGGACGGCTGGTCTGCGGTGCTCCGCGAGCGGCTGCTCCGCCGGTGCGCCGAGGTGCTCAGCAGGGACCTGTGGAACGAGAGGATGTCCGAGGGGCTCCGGTCGGACGACGGATCGGTCTTCTGGGCGGCGCACCAGGTCGCCCGGTCACGAGGCATTGACACGTTCGACCTGCTGCTTCGCCGTCTGGCTGTGGATCCCTTCGGGAACTGGTGGTTCCACGCATGGCAGCAGGTTGACGAGACCCGGGCCCGGCAGGTGGTGGACCTCGCGCGTGAGGTGCTTCCTCTGGCGGAGATGGCCACCGGAGCACGCGACGAACTCGGTCTCGGTGTCGGGTTCAGCGCGCACCGGGCCCTCGACTGGACCCTCCAGGCTCTGCGGAACTATCCCGGGGTCGGGGGTGATCTGGTGGGCGCCGCGCTGCGTAGCCCCGTGGTGCGCAACCGCAACATGGCACTCAATGTTCTACAGGCCTGGCCTGGTGCTGCCTGGCCTCGCGACGGGCTGGAACAGGTCCGACACCTCGCCGCCGCCGATCCGGTTGAAGGCACCCGCCAGCACGCTCAAGAGGTTCTCGACAAGCAGGTCAGTTGATGATGGTGCGCTCCTCGAAGGGGATGCCCAAGGTGATATAGCCCATCTTCTGGTAATGGTTGTTCATCAGGTCGTAGACCTGCTGAAGCCCCGGGTTCCAGGTGCTGGTCTCGCCGTGGCCGAGGTCTCCCGTGGCCGGACCTGGAGCCAGCGTTGAGTAGACTCGGATCCAGGTCCCTGACTCGTAGGGGGCGTAGAGGCTGTCCAGCACGCCGTCCTGGTTGTCGTCGCAGAAGAGCACGTCGGCGATGCCGTCGCGGTTCTGGTCGTAGTACAGAGTCAGGATCTTGCCGTCCTGCTCGGGGTCGAAGGCCCAGGCCTCGTAGAAGCCATCCTGGTCGAAGTCGAAGCGGTACTGGTCCGCCCAGCCGTCTCCGGTCGTGTCGTAGCCGATCATGTCCCAGACGCCGTCGAGGTTTGTGTCATTGAACGAGATGTCCACGACACCATCACCGGTGGTGTCCACCAGGGTGCTCTCGGCATAGCCGTCACCGTCACTGTCAACCTGCCACTCACCCATGATCGCTCCCTCATGCCGGCAACTCGTCGATGTTCGCCTGTCTTGCCGAGTTGGAGGGTGAGAACGCGTCAATTGTTCCCGATCCAACAGCTCTTGCCGCCGGGCAGCGAGTGCGACCGTGTGGTTGGCGCAAGCTAGGGAACATCGCTGCGATAGACCTCGACCTCGACCGGACGGAGCAGCCCGTCCGCGGTGCGCCATCCCGACCGGACCACGCGCGCCACACTCAGGTCAAGGTCTGGGCTCGGCGCGGGCACCACGCCCACCCCGTGGTGCCATGCTGTGTCGAATGGCTGCCCTTCGGTGGCCGTGACGACTTCCACCCCCGCCCGCCGCAGGCTCCGTTCCACCTGAGCTAAGAGCACCGGGCTGTCCGTGAGGTCTGCCACGGCAATCAGGCCTTGCACCGCAGCCGCTGCCGACTCGGAGGCGGTCTGATCCTGAAGGGGCACTCCGGCTGAAGGTTGTGCGGAGACCGCCTCGCCGCTCGGAGTCGTGTAGCCATCCGGCCGCGCCACGTCGGGCGCAGCGTGTTCCCTGCCCTGCGTGGGAGGTCGCCGGCGGGCGAGCGCAACGGCTGTCGCGGCCGCCCCGAGCGCCAGACCGGCGAAGAACACCAGAGTGAGGAGCCACGACCCCGGCCCATCCTCACCCGCTGGCAGGTCAGGCTGCTCAGAGATGTCCGGAGCGATCAGAGTGGCGGTAGGGCCGTCGATCGCGGTTGAGGTCGACGTCTCGGGTGGCAGAGACGACGTGGGCCGAGGGCTGGTAGTGGTTGGACTTGCCGTCGCGCTGGATGGGGCAGGGGGCGTGGTGACGACAGGCGTAGGCGTTGGTCCTGCCTGACCTGTCATCTCGGCGTCTGCCAGCGTCCCGAGGTCAAGGTCTTCCCGTGCGGGCGCCGCTGATATCCAGCCCGATCTGGACAGCACAAACACTCCTTGGGCTCCGCCCACAGTGCGGAAGTGAGGCCCGTCTGACACCAGGAAGAGCACGTAGTCCGTCCCTTCTGTGAGCAGGTGCTGTCCTTCCATGTGCACAGCCCCGTCGGCCGACCCGACGTCCTGCACGACCACTAGCGTCCCGTGCGGCCGCCCGGCCAGGGTGTGGGTGACATTCACCTCATGGGCCTCCTGCAGCATGGGGCCTTCTGTCTGCGGGACCGTCGCGGTGACAGTGCCCCTCACGACGAGATCCGCGTCCCGGGCGAGTTCGTTGGCGTCGGCATAGTGCGGTTGGTTGACATCCACGTAGAGCCGCTCCTCGCTCGCCGATGCAGTCGGGACCATGAGGCTGACGAAAGTGACGATCACGAGCGCCACCACGCAGAGTGGTGGACGAGCGGCTAGTCCCAGATTCATCGTGACCCCTTTCGTGCTGGTTGTTGGACGATGTCCCGAGTTGAGAGTCTTCAGTGGTCGCTCATGGGCGTCACGATTCCTGGTTGTTCTGACTTATGGTGAGTAGTCCGGGTAGTCCAGCCAGTGGACGTAGAGGTCGGCTGCGCTGAGGTCGGCTGAGGCGAGGACGCTGAGCGTCATCGTCGACTCATCGGTCCAGGAAAAGGTCGCTGCGGAGGAACTCTCGTGGCCCTGCGACACGCCGTCTCCCCAGGAGGCGCGCTCCGAGAGCGGG
Encoded here:
- a CDS encoding DUF1697 domain-containing protein, producing MTRFVALLRGIAPSNPNMTNDKLRGVFVRLGFEQVGSVLASGNIVFQSDEDDVPALEQRIQQALSEQLGIAGGTIIRSLPELRALLDSDPFPGLTHGRGSYLTATFLKEGASGTSSLPEDPDPRTTVVGYDAQARVFLAVIDNSEPGKTPDFMVWLDKTHGKDITTRTWLTVQRIVKKLEA
- a CDS encoding esterase/lipase family protein, whose protein sequence is MATLGSALQQNHGDEIAVRYFDYWSDSVRWAAEPPIASCLAEYLHQASAQAGVPAVVVAHSMGGLAVRFAGSPDHVARPITADQVSEVVSIATPHRGSPWGGGMSSSLVELWKILESHGAMPPAGTADTCLALHDAGEGLAAECDVPPYLPAGINLLQIDGANTLHREIMGIRLYSIDQRGDGVVLEDSAGLYAGSAGQPTPTGYRLSNKTVSCDARTSEQKNALVRLLQSGEDHFVIAWIRTLTDGPTMDSILAGRLDALSGPQWGATALLSDCSHTRIADHPETAQHVTSSIERALTSRPRPDLGAVLAPAYCDQPERMVVNGHLDHGEGNGETQLALEAVHFWFPEEGTRVRVVEMSCTAGGVSWPGALLFFDDRGNRVGEVFTTAFDNDVWRGHTAVADAQPGDGSLRVTWFADHGAGETASGTGLISWEGGTLTVSSEEREIVVGSEGIGPATFGMPLDRAADLLTELFGPPDATPDGPMRDYAWGDLRITSLTEGSQTFENWSTSSPDLPPGAVFFGGAGPGSPAADARALFPGADEVGGPCGLMLFGEGITYCIFPGIDGSPETISFVQGGIPFIGE
- a CDS encoding DcrB-related protein, producing MRAVASQLSVPLPEGWFHKESITILAPDGQANVIVSSEPLDPTLDSAAYAQLQGELLTREFPWLSEMSFGPISWLGGKRAFLRHFTWTPQDGVPVTQMQAYYAGAGRGFTATATTPRPNFSRVEVLLRDVLLGVVLASPQGQRRGLLGGISSRASGQRS
- a CDS encoding nucleotide exchange factor GrpE → MIVTFVSLMVPTASASEERLYVDVNQPHYADANELARDADLVVRGTVTATVPQTEGPMLQEAHEVNVTHTLAGRPHGTLVVVQDVGSADGAVHMEGQHLLTEGTDYVLFLVSDGPHFRTVGGAQGVFVLSRSGWISAAPAREDLDLGTLADAEMTGQAGPTPTPVVTTPPAPSSATASPTTTSPRPTSSLPPETSTSTAIDGPTATLIAPDISEQPDLPAGEDGPGSWLLTLVFFAGLALGAAATAVALARRRPPTQGREHAAPDVARPDGYTTPSGEAVSAQPSAGVPLQDQTASESAAAAVQGLIAVADLTDSPVLLAQVERSLRRAGVEVVTATEGQPFDTAWHHGVGVVPAPSPDLDLSVARVVRSGWRTADGLLRPVEVEVYRSDVP